One window of the Colletotrichum lupini chromosome 9, complete sequence genome contains the following:
- a CDS encoding hsp90-like protein, giving the protein MDAPSDARRPSVSFASRSTTDSSSEATPIPSVRSVTVAPHMPDSSAAPTPVSVNAPLSSSSSWSANSDRQLGYTASPDPSDRVYPIRSVVRVDRTGRTSGEHDYFPRVPDHGQYQAPRPSNPRIDTAAFEAFPRRDSASTPLSNVTSPGDRQGIQARRKNAGSGPMSSVQADAARHNTSQPLDIFQDVASDVEEDSLPGDEHSQNQASSTSALGDSATDALLTTRFKYVMTDEGHHVITGTDGVLQTCEDEPIHTPGAVQGFGALVAIREESHGQFSVRCASENTEKLIGFSPQQLFRLESFLDILSEEQQDNLLDHIDFIRDEDADPAINGPEVFSLSIRPPKKKSVKLWCAIHINPAHPELVICEFEVDDDHQFPLRPPEEATPMTPEDTLQSNPTSEELAESTEILSKPLRVLRSARKRRGDAGAMQVFDIMSQVQEQLAAAINLEGFLKILVGIVKELTGFHRVMIYQFDSSFNGKVVTELVDTSHTKDLYKGLHFPASDIPRQARELYKLNKVRLLYDRDLETARLVCRAKEDLEAPLDLSHSYLRAMSPIHIKYLKNMAVRSSMSVSINAFNELWGLIACHSYGRKGMRVSFPIRKMCRLVGDTASRNIERLSYANRLQARKLINTAPSDSNPSGYIIASSDDLLKLFDADFGMLSIRGETKILGDLEHSQEALAMLEYLRLRELTSVVTSQDIKEDFPDLRYPLGFTVIAGLLYVPLSVGGNDFIVFFRKGQVKEVKWAGNPYEKTLREGTQAYLEPRKSFKTWHETILRKCREWSEEQVETAAVLCLVYGKFIEVWRQKEAALQSSRLTRLLLANSAHEVRTPLNAIINYLEIALEGSLDQETRDNLAKSHSASKSLIYVINDLLDLTKTEEGQNLIKDEVFDFGMCIREATDPFTNDAKRKGIEYQVIEHPGLPQHVCGDSRRLRQAISNVAANAVQNTSSGFVRVELYVSEVLERRVRVEIVVEDTGKGMTAKQLDTLFRDLEQVSVETDEVSSIFPDDDEASKDSRILGLGLAVVARIVRNMDGQLRLKSEQGIGSRFVIQLPFDLPGDVPVPPEGGQKSAKSNTTSSVASVTTAAVPDNDGEMMLIDRGSKISTVEEGGTDALGSETRSFESMKTAGTGGSKASGQSSMSDADRLIEAIQTPLSIGEADMNRPSTTRQQSWKYSQRPRSSESRTAGVSAARRKGSPTSRRSNPSISSMEASKPPEVGYATVTDAKTPVRAVKVPDEYVDETSVPPQSQQSDSSRFLFEVNSRSKLGGASEAGTIGSTVGTAPSVVSGFDETKLQVLIAEDDPINSRILRKRLEKSGHQVSHAVNGEDCATVYKERPETFDVVLMDMQMPIVDGLTSTKMIRAHEKSSDHGGHSAIATHNGRIPVFAVSASLIEREKDKYIDAGFDGWILKPIDFKRLNTLLLGIVDDEVRASWLYAPGQWEKGGWFNTRNTEERKDDNVPTPTVSPAPVGTDTSAETTTDGNTDPSPEVEVSS; this is encoded by the exons ATGGACGCCCCGTCCGACGCACGGCGGCCCTCCGTTTCCTTTGCTAGCCGCTCGACGACAGACTCCTCCTCGGAGGCGACTCCCATCCCCAGCGTCCGTTCCGTTACTGTCGCGCCGCACATGCCAGACTCGTCTGCAGCTCCTACTCCCGTCTCCGTCAACGCTCCCCTGAGCTCTTCCTCATCATGGAGTGCTAATTCTGATCGCCAACTCGGCTACACTGCAAGTCCCGATCCCTCAGATCGCGTTTACCCGATCCGCTCCGTCGTGCGCGTAGATCGCACCGGCAGAACCTCTGGCGAGCATGACTACTTCCCCAGAGTACCCGATCATGGCCAATACCAAGCCCCCCGTCCGAGCAACCCTCGAATCGATACCGCCGCCTTCGAAGCTTTTCCTCGTCGCGATTCTGCGTCCACGCCGCTATCCAATGTCACCTCACCTGGCGATCGACAAGGAATCCAAGCGAGGAGGAAGAACGCCGGGTCTGGCCCTATGTCCAGCGTCCAAGCCGATGCCGCACGTCACAACACCTCGCAACCGCTGGATATATTTCAAGATGTTGCTTCAGATGTTGAAGAGGACTCACTACCCGGCGACGAGCATTCGCAAAACCAGGCATCATCTACCAGTGCCCTTGGAGACTCTGCTACCGATGCTCTTCTGACCACGCGTTTCAAATACGTCATGACAGATGAAGGGCATCATGTCATCACAGGCACCGACGGTGTATTACAAACTTGTGAGGATGAGCCGATCCATACTCCGGGAGCTGTGCAAGGATTTGGCGCATTAGTGGCCATTCGCGAAGAAAGCCACGGCCAATTCTCTGTTCGCTGCGCCAGCGAGAACACGGAGAAATTGATCGGATTCTCTCCTCAGCAGCTTTTCCGACTTGAAAGTTTTCTGGATATATTGAGCGAGGAGCAGCAAGACAACCTACTAGACCATATCGACTTCATTCGCGACGAAGACGCAGACCCCGCTATAAACGGACCCGAAGTCTTCAGTTTATCTATCCGCCCCccgaaaaaaaagagcgtcaAACTTTGGTGCGCAATTCACATCAATCCTGCGCATCCAGAACTCGTCATCTGCGAATTTGAAGTCGACGACGATCATCAATTCCCACTACGACCCCCGGAGGAGGCCACACCGATGACCCCTGAAGATACCTTGCAATCAAATCCCACATCGGAAGAATTGGCGGAGAGCACCGAAATCTTGAGCAAGCCGTTGAGGGTGTTGCGAAGCGCACGCAAACGCCGAGGCGATGCTGGTGCCATGCAGGTATTCGATATTATGTCCCAGGTTCAAGAGCAACTTGCGGCGGCCATTAACCTGGAAGGGTTTCTCAAAATTCTGGTGGGCATCGTCAAGGAATTGACAGGTTTTCACCGGGTCATGATATATCAGTTCGATTCTTCGTTCAACGGAAAAGTGGTTACGGAACTCGTCGACACCTCGCACACCAAGGATCTATACAAGGGCCTACACTTCCCCGCCTCGGACATACCGCGACAGGCTCGCGAGCTGTATAAGCTGAATAAGGTGAGGCTCCTATATGACAGGGACCTGGAAACCGCACGTCTAGTCTGCAGGGCGAAAGAAGACCTCGAGGCACCACTGGACCTCAGCCATTCTTACTTGCGTGCCATGTCACCCATCCATATTAAGTACCTGAAGAACATGGCTGTGCGGTCATCCATGTCGGTGTCTATTAATGCCTTCAACGAGCTTTGGGGTCTCATTGCCTGCCACTCCTATGGCCGGAAGGGCATGCGTGTCTCCTTCCCCATCAGAAAGATGTGTCGTCTAGTCGGAGACACCGCGTCTCGCAATATTGAGAGATTATCATACGCGAATCGTCTGCAGGCCAGGAAGCTCATCAACACGGCACCGTCAGATAGCAATCCTTCGGGTTACATCATTGCTTCGTCCGACGATCTTTTGAAATTATTCGATGCTGACTTTGGCATGCTCTCGATCCGAGGGGAAACGAAGATTTTGGGCGATCTCGAGCATTCGCAAGAAGCGTTGGCTATGCTAGAATATCTACGCTTGCGGGAGCTCACGTCAGTGGTCACCTCTCAGGACATCAAAGAGGACTTCCCAGATCTGCGATATCCTCTTGGATTCACCGTTATCGCAGGCTTGCTGTATGTTCCCTTGAGTGTCGGAGGTAACGATTTCATTGTCTTCTTCCGCAAAGGCCAAGTCAAAGAGGTCAAGTGGGCTGGAAACCCGTACGAAAAGACTCTTCGCGAGGGCACTCAAGCCTATCTCGAGCCTCGGAAAAGTTTCAAGACTTGGCACGAGACTATACTTCGGAAATGCCGAGAATGGTCAGAGGAACAAGTTGAGACAGCTGCTGTTCTCTGTTTGGTCTACGGCAAATTCATTGAAGTATGGAGACAGAAGGAAGCTGCATTGCAAAGTAGCCGACTGACGCGCCTCTTGCTGGCGAACTCAGCCCACGAAGTCCGGACGCCGCTGAATGCTATCATCAATTATTTGGAGATCGCGTTGGAGGGTTCTCTCGACCAAGAGACGCGCGATAATCTCGCCAAGTCGCATTCCGCTTCAAAGTCACTCATCTACGTGATCAACGACCTGCTCGACTTGACGAAAACTGAGGAGGGTCAAAATCTGATTAAAGACGAAGTATTCGATTTCGGCATGTGCATCCGAGAAGCGACAGACCCGTTCACCAACGACGCCAAGAGAAAGGGTATCGAGTATCAGGTTATAGAACATCCTGGACTGCCGCAGCACGTATGCGGTGACAGCCGACGCCTCAGACAAGCTATTTCGAACGTTGCAGCCAATGCAGTGCAAAACACATCCAGTGGATTTGTTAGAGTCGAACTATACGTCAGCGAGGTCCTCGAACGACGAGTACGCGTCGAGATTGTTGTTGAAGATACAGGCAAAGGAATGACGGCCAAGCAGCTCGACACACTTTTCAGGGATCTCGAGCAAGTGAGCGTCGAGACTGACGAAGTCAGCTCCATATTCCCAGATGATGACGAAGCGAGCAAAGACTCTAGGATATTGGGTCTGGGCCTGGCCGTCGTTGCTAGAATCGTCCGCAATATGGATGGCCAGCTACGGCTGAAATCGGAACAAGGGATCGGTTCGAGATTTGTGATTCAGCTGCCGTTCGACCTGCCTGGCGATGTGCCTGTGCCGCCGGAAGGCGGTCAGAAGTCTGCAAAGTCGAATACTACTTCAAGCGTGGCTTCTGTCACAACGGCAGCTGTACCAGATAACGACGGCGAGATGATGCTCATCGATCGCGGCAGCAAGATATCGACGGTTGAGGAAGGCGGGACAGATGCTCTAGGTTCCGAGACGCGAAGTTTCGAAAGTATGAAGACAGCAGGTACGGGAGGAAGCAAGGCCAGTGGTCAGAGCTCTATGAGTGATGCAGATCGCTTGATCGAAGCAATTCAGACGCCACTTTCTATTGGCGAAGCTGATATGAACCGACCGTCGACTACGCGACAGCAGTCTTGGAAATATTCACAGAGGCCGAGGTCTTCGGAGAGCCGCACTGCTGGAGTATCGGCTGCGAGGCGCAAAGGATCCCCTACCTCGCGTCGAAGCAACCCCAGCATCTCAAGCATGGAAGCCTCCAAGCCTCCAGAGGTTGGGTATGCGACAGTTACAGATGCGAAAACGCCCGTCAGAGCTGTCAAGGTGCCAGATGAGTACGTTGATGAGACATCCGTGCCACCTCAGTCACAGCAAAGCGACTCCTCACGATTTCTCTTTGAAGTCAATAGTCGCTCAAAGCTAGGCGGTGCATCGGAAGCTGGCACAATCGGTAGCACCGTCGGCACCGCGCCAAGCGTCGTCTCGGGTTTTGACGAGACGAAGCTCCAAGTTTTGATCGCGGAAGATGACCCTATCAATTCGAGAATTCTGCGAAAGCGCTTGGAGAAATCTGGCCACCAGGTTTCCCATGCTGTCAACGGCGAGGATTGCGCTACTGTCTACAAAGAGAGGCCTGAAACCTTCGATGTGGTGTTAATGGACATGCAG ATGCCGATTGTAGATGGCCTCACAAGTACAAAGATGATACGAGCCCACGAAAAGTCCAGCGACCATGGTGGGCACTCAGCGATCGCAACTCACAACGGCCGTATTCCAGTATTTGCAGTTTCTGCATCTCTCATTGAACGAGAGAAAGACAAATACATCGATGCCGGATTTGATGGGTGGATTCTCAAGCCTATTGATTTCAAGCGACTCAACACGCTTCTCTTGGGAATTGTGGACGATGAAGTGCGCGCATCATGGCTATATGCACCTGGACAATGGGAGAAGGGCGGCTGGTTTAACACTAGGAACACTGAGGAGAGAAAGGACGATAACGTACCAACACCTACAGTGTCCCCGGCGCCTGTAGGCACGGACACGTCTGCGGAGACCACAACAGATGGAAACACGGATCCATCGCCAGAGGTGGAGGTTTCCAGCTAG